Part of the Mytilus trossulus isolate FHL-02 chromosome 2, PNRI_Mtr1.1.1.hap1, whole genome shotgun sequence genome is shown below.
TGCCATATTCTTTTTAAACGACTATACAATATGGATGcgtgaaaaatgataaaatcgtgcacagatgACCAAGTTTATGATATTTACATGCATTGGTTGAAGAATTcgtttaaacattatttttcaccagtcactGGTTTCATATGACTTCAAATTATGATTGAGataatcaattttgaaatacagGGTACCACATacatgaattattttatgaaatctTAATACACAAAGATGTTGCTCCCTCTTATTTCTTTAACATTGAATAACATTATGTAATTTTACACTACAGACACAAAAGAACTGAACTCACCTGTACAGTATAGAGAAAAGCTTTTGAATGCTTTAATTGCTGTAAGTGATGATATATTTATCACATATCTGTGTGCAAATTTCTCTGGggtaaaaaatttcaaacatgcagaattcaacaaaatatttccAGTCACGTTAACTCCAAAATGTGTGTTCAACTCTGAAACATTGACCAGATCTTTAACATATTTACTGTTGTCTCCTAATGTCCCTGCATTGTGCACAATAACTGCCTGTTCAAAGTTGTTTATAGACAAATTAttctctttaaaaatattttcaaaaatattgctaaactttttttcatctaAGTCTCCTTGATCAAATCGGCTGACAACTACTTTAACATCCTGACAAGATGACTTGATTTCTGTTTCAACCTCTTTTAAAGCTTTCATATCCCTTGAAAGCAGTATCATTACACTTTCCTTTTTCACTTTCTTAGCAAAGTTTATGGCCATACTTCTTCCAAGACCTCTGCTTGCACCAGCTATTACAAAACA
Proteins encoded:
- the LOC134706645 gene encoding sepiapterin reductase-like; amino-acid sequence: MYHRKCTMGVFEKKSCFVIAGASRGLGRSMAINFAKKVKKESVMILLSRDMKALKEVETEIKSSCQDVKVVVSRFDQGDLDEKKFSNIFENIFKENNLSINNFEQAVIVHNAGTLGDNSKYVKDLVNVSELNTHFGVNVTGNILLNSACLKFFTPEKFAHRYVINISSLTAIKAFKSFSLYCTVKAARDMFYKVMAEEEPTIRVLSYAPGPCETDMQTKCRENTSDPEVKQMFESLHKEGNVLECDASIQKLVEILETDTFVSGAHIDYYDV